CCCACGATCTCGGCCACGCGCCCTTCGGCCACGCCGGGGAACGCCTCCTGCATGACCACATGCGGCCCTATGGCGGCTTTGAGGGCAACGCCCAGACCTTCCGCATCGTGACCCAGCTCGAACACAAACACACCGCCTATCCGGGCCTGAACCTCACCTACCCCAGCCTCGACGGGCTGCTGAAATACAAGACGTGTCTGAGCGCCGGAGAGCTGCTCCCGTCCGGGCACGAACCGGTCAAGGGCTATTACACTGAAGACCGTGAGCTGGTCGAGGCGATCACTCGTTCGACCGGCAGCGGTCAGCAGCGCAGCCCGGAGTGCCAGATCATGGACGTGGCCGATGATATCGCCTATTCGGTCCACGATCTCGAAGACAGCCTGCAAGCCGGCCTGATCACGCTGGCCGACTTTCACCGCTTTCCGGCCCAACGTCTGCTGCCCCAGGTCAACGCCGCGCTCGGCGCCTGGCGGCGGACGGTTGACGCCGAAACGGTCGGCTCGGTGCTGGCCCACATCGCGACCCAACTCGACGCCCTGGAACACACGGCCGACCGGGCGGCGCATAAGATGCTGACCCGCGACCTCATCTCGGCCTTTGCCAGTACGGTCGAGGTCCAGCCAACCGGTCGCATTGACGCGGTCTTTTCCGAGCGGGTGCGGATCGAGGTCCTGAAAGCCTTTGAGTCTCAGAAAGTGATTCGTAACCCGCGCGTGACCACGCTCGGCTACAAGGGCCAGACAGTCCTGGCGCGCCTGTTTGAGGTGCTGGATCAGGGCCGCGAATCGGTCGGCCTGCTGCCCGAGGAGCAGGCCGAGCGCTACCAGCACGCCCTGGGTGAGGGGGACGAAGCGGGCCGCAAGCGGGTCGTCTGCGATTTTCTGGCCAGCATGACCGACTCGTCCGCGATGCGCTTCTACAGCCGCCTGTTCGTCCCCGGCCAGGGCAGCTTTTCCGATATGTTGTAAAAGTGAAGGACGTTGCGACCACCTGTCGGGCTCAGCGCAGCGCTACCATCGGATCTTTGAGCCGGGGCAGCTCAAACCATACCGCGTCGCACACCGCCATCTCCTCTTCGTCCAGGCTCAACTCAACCGCCGGCAGCGACTGGCGCAGCTGCTCGGGCGAGGTCGCCCCGACAATCGGCGCGGTGATCCCGTCCTGAGCCAGCACCCAGGCAATCGCGACCTGGGCCAGCGGCTTGTTGCGGGCCGAGAAGAACTCGTGGAGGTGGGACACCGCAGCAAACTGGGCCTCCTGCCAGTAGCGCTTCTTGTAGGTGCGTCCGGCCCGGCCTTCGAGCGCGAAACGCGTCTCGGACGAGGGGGCGTGGCTGGCCTGGTTGTCCATGTGCTTGCCGGTCAGAAAGCCGCCGGCCAGGGGATTGTAGGGGATCACCCCGACGCCCTGATCGCGACACAGCGGCAGCAGCTCATGCTCAATTTCCCGGAACAGGATGTTATAGCGCGGCTGCACGCAGTCGAAACGGGCCAGGCCGTTTTTGTCGCTGGTCCACAGGGCTTTGGCCAGCATCCAGGCCTGGAAGTTCGAGCAGCCGAGGTAGCGGACCTTGCCCTGCCGTACCACGTCGTCGAGCGCCGCCAGGGTCTCGTCGATCGGAGTGTCAAAATCCGGCGCGTGCACCTGATAGAGGTCAATGTAGTCGGTTTGCAGCCGGCGCAGACTCTCGTCTATGGCGGCCAGGATGTGTTTGCGGGACAGGCCGCGATCATTCGGCTGGGGTCCCATGGCGCCCCAACACTTGGTGGCCAGGACAATCTGCTCGCGTCTGCCCTTGAGCCATTTTCCGACAATGTCTTCGGTGCGGCCGACCGTTGAGCTATCCCCGCCGACCGGATAGACGTCCGCGGTGTCAAAAAAATCGACCCCGGCCTCAAGCGCGGCATCCATGATGGCAAAGCTCAGCGCTTCATCACACTGCCGCCCAAAAGTCATCGTTCCCAGACACAGTTCGGACACTTTGAGCCCGGTTCGGCCCAGGCGCTGCATTTTCATATCGCTTCCTCCGTTACCATAGGAAAATGGAACAAAAGGAGTATACTGCCCCAACACAGGACCGTGTCAACACGTCAGCCACAGGGAGGAAGAGCATGCCACACACAGCAAAAAAATCGGCCAAGGTGATCCCCCTCCGTTCCCGCACCACCGCAGTAGCGGCGACCTCCATGGATCGCAAACGGGCCAAAACCCTGCACCAACAGGACAAAGCGCATCTGGTCCACGGCTTCGTGCCCCTGAGCCTGCATCAGGAGCGCGGCATGCCCATCTTCGTCAGAGGCGAGGGCGTGTATCTGTGGGATACGGACGGCACGCGCTATCTCGACGGCCTGGCCTCGCTGTGGAACGTACACGTGGGCCATGGCCGCAAAGAAATCACCCGCGCGGTTGCCGCTCAGATGGACCAGCTGGCCTTCGCTCCGACCCTCATCGGCCCGACCTCGGCCCCGACCGTTGAGCTGGCCGCCAAGCTGACCAAGATCGGCCCCAAGGGCCTGCGGCGGGTGATTTTCACCTCGGGCGGCTCGGAATCGAACGAGACCATGATCCGCCTCGTCCGGGCCTATTGGAAGGCCAAGGGCAAGCCCAAGAAGACCAAGTTCATCAGCCTCAACCAGGGCTACCACGGTACCTCGAGCGGGGCGGCCAGCCTGACCGGCATCCCACTGTTCAACGAGCAGGTCGAGCCGGGTCTGCCGGGTGTCATCCACATGGCCCGACCCTACTGCTACCGCTGTGAACTGGGCAAGACCTACCCGGCCTGTGGGGTGGACTGCGCCGACGAACTGGAACGGATCATCAAGCGCGAAGGCGCCGAAACGATCGGCGCGTTTGTGACCGAACCGATTCAGGGCGTGGGCGGCGTCATCGTACCGCCCAAGGAGTGGCTGCCCAAAATCCGTGAAATCTGCGCCCGGCACGATATTCTGCTGGCCTGCGACGAGGTCATCACCGGATTCGGGCGGACCGGCACCATGTTTGCCTCGTCCAGCGTCGGCCCCGATATCCTGGTCTCGGCCAAGGGCATTACCAGCGGCTATCTGCCGCTCGGGGTGGTGCTGTTCAAAGAAGAGATGTTCCAGACCTTCCTGAAGGCCGGCGACCAGGCCTTCTGGCACGGCTACACCTATACCGGCCACCCCACCGTGTGTGCGGCCGGGCTGGCCAATCTTGAAATCATCGAGCGTGAGAAGCTGGTCCAGAAGGCCCGCGTACAGGGTCGCTATCTGCAAAAGGCGCTGGCCACGCTCAAGGATATCCCGATTGTCGGTGATGTCCGCGGCAAGGGACTGGTAGCGGCCATTGAGCTGGTCAAGGACAAACACACAAAAGAGATGTTTCCGGCCGAGACCAAGCTTGTCACGCGGGTCTGGGAACGCGCTTTGCGGAGCGGGCTGCTGACCCGCATGGGCGGGTCCAACGTCATCGCCATCTGCCCCCCGTTGATCATCACCACACAGCAGATCGACGAGATGGTCACCACCCTGCGAGAGACCCTGGTCAGCGTGTCCGAGGAACTGGGCGAGGACTGGAAGCTGGCCAGCGGCAAGTAGCCGGGAGCAGCCCTCCCCGATCCTCACAACATGGCTGCCAACCCGTACGTTGGCAGCCGCTCTCCTACCTCACATGCGTGTCCAGGAACGCGCTGGCCCGCCGATAGCCCTCGGCGTAGGCGGGCAGCGGCGGCAGCTGGAAGAACGCGTGCGGCGCGCCGTCAAGAATATGCAACTCGTGCTTGACCCCGGCCGCCGACAGTCTTTCGGCCAGGGCGTGTGACTCCGCCAGCAGCGGGTCTTTTGTCCCAACCGCGAGGTAACACGGCGGAAAGCCGTCACACGCGTACAGCGGGCTGACCCGGTGATCCTCGCGCAGCGCCTCGTAGTCTTCGACCACCAGATACAACTGCTGCTTGGCGTGCGGCGTACCCAGGCCGGCCAGTGCCGCATGATAATCAAACACCCCGTACAGCAGCAGGCCGGCCTTGACGGCCGGTCCGCGCTTGCGGCTGCATTCGGCCAGGACCCCGCCGGCCAAGTTGGCCCCGGCCGAGTCTCCACCGACGGCCAGACGTTGGGCGTCGCCCCCGTACTCGGCGGCGTGCTCGACCGCCCACTGGGTGGCGAACAGACAGTCGTCAAACGCGGCCGGAAAACGATGTTTGGGCGCGCGGCGATAGTCAACGTTGACGGTCAGATAGCCGGCGGCGGCAAACTCCCGGCCGAGGCGCAGGTGGGTCTTGGGACTACCCATGGTCCAGCCGCCGCCGTGAAAATAGACCAGCACGGGGTGGGGTCCCGGGCCCGTGGGCACGCTGATGTCGGCGCTCAGCCGCCAGCCGGCCACCTGTCTGAGCAGCACCTCATCGTGCACAGCCCCGACCGGCGGCGGGTTGCCGTTCATCAGGTCGTTGTATTTGATCAGCAGATCGGCCGGATTGACGCCCTTGGGGGGCTTGAGCGTTTCCATGAAGGCGAGCAGATCGTCTGGAATCTGAGTCATCGGTTTCCCTCCTTGTGTCTGACATGACCCCGAATTGTAGCCGGAGCGCGGGCGGCCTGGCAATCGCGGTCGCCCGCGGGCGGCCGACGCGCCAACCCTTTGCAAGGTCGGGGGTGGCTGTGGTAGACCTCAGCCGAACGCTCGTTCAGGAGGAAGCGCGATGAAATTCTGGATGTTCCACCTGATGCCTTGGCCCCATCTGCCAGACAACTTTGAGGACACCTACGATACGGCCTGGGTGACCTGCTCAAACGGGCTATTCGACCCCGAGCGCGGCCCGCAGGTGTATCACCAGTACATTGACCAGTTGGCCTATGCCGACGACATCGGCTTTGACGGGGTGGTCATCAACGAACACCACCAGAATGCCTACGGCATCATGCCCTCGCCCAACCTGATTGCCGCCGCCCTGTCCCAGCGGGTCCAGACCGCCCGGGTGATGGTGCTGGGCAACGGTCTGCCACTGCATGAGGTGCCGCTCAAGGTCGCCGAAGAGTTCGCCATGCTGGACAACATGTTTCGGGGCCGGTTTGACGCCGGCTTTGTGGTTGGCGGCGGCCCGGAATACTATTCCTATAACATCAACCCGACCTATGCCCGCGAGCGATTTCGCGAGGCCACCGATCTGATCGTCAAAGCCTGGACCGACCCGGGACCGTTCAGCTGGGACGGCAAGCATTTCCAGTTGCAGTACTGCAACGTCTGGCCGCGCCCGGTCCAGCAGCCCCATCCGCCGATCTGGATTCCCGGCGTGGGCAGTGTGGAGACCATGGAGCTGGTCGCCGAGCGTGGCTTCACCTATGCCGCCCTGACCTACTCCCACGTCGAATCCTTCCGCCAGAACGCGGCCTTCTTCCAACAGACGGTCGAGCGGGTCGGCAAACATGCCTACCACCCGGAAATGCTGGGCTGGCTGGTGCCGATGTATGTGGCCGAGACCGAGCAAAAGGCGCGCGAAGAGGCCGAGGAGCACATCTGGTATTTCATTGACAAACTCCTCAAGGGGTTTGCCGGCAAGGGTCGGACGTGGATGCCGCCGGGCTATACCTCGCTGAAATCCCTGGAGCGGCTGCAAAAGCTGAACGATCCCGGCGGCGGGCATGCCCGCTGGCAGCTCGGCCACGCCACCACCTGGGACGACGTTGAGGCGGGCGGCTCAGTCCTGATCGGCAGCCCGGAGACGGTGCGCGAAAAACTGCTCCAGTACGTGCTCGAATTCAAGGTCGGCAATATCCTGGCCCTGCCCCAGTTCGGCAGTCTGCCCGATCATCTGACCCGCAAAAACATGGAATTCCTGGCCAACGACGTCTTTCCCTACGTCCGCAAACACGCCGATGCTACGTTTGCCGCACTGCCCGGAGTCCACGCCCAAAAGGCCCAAGAAGCGAAAGACGGCCAAGACGGCCGCGCCTAGAGGGAAGCGGGCAGCTTCGACTGCCCGCCCTGCTCGTGGTTCCCCGCATGACAGGAAAGACATCGTATGGCCCTAACGACCGAAACGCTCAGTGTCCGTGGCAACACGGTTCAGCTCCTGCGGGGCGGCAGCGGCGCGCCGCTGCTCTACCTTCACGGCCTGGTTGCCGATATTCACAGCCTGCCCGAGACGGCCGGCTTTACCACCTTCCACGAAGCCCTGGCCGCCTCTTTTGCCGTGTCCGCGCCGGCCCTGCCCGGCTATGCCGACAGCGGAGGCTTTGACGAGCTTGACACCATAGAGGACGCGGTCTTTTTCTGCCTGGATGTGCTGGATACGCTCAAGCTCGACACCGTCAATCTGGTCGGGGCGTCCTTGGGCGGTTGGGTGGCGACCGAATTCGCCAGCCGCTACTCACACCGGCTGCGCAAGCTGGTGCTGATCAACCCGCTCGGGGTGTCCACGCCCGAGGCGCGGATCGGCAATTTCTTTTATACCGTCACCCCCAAAGCCGAGGGCGGCCAGCACGAGGTACGCGAGCTGCTGTTTCAGGAGCCGGACTCCGAACTGGCCCTGGGCGCCATCCCCGACGACATGTCTGCGGCCGCCAACTTTCTGTTCTACAAAGCCCAGATGGTCGCCGCCCGGCTCGGCTGGAAGCCGCCCTGTCTGTACAACCCGCGTCTTCAACAGCGGCTGTTCCGGATCACCGCGCCGACCCAGATCATCTGGGCCGAGCAGGACAGGCTCGCCCCGGTCGCCCTGGGTGAACTGTTTCAGGATGCGATTGGCGGGGCGCAGCTGGTCAGAATTCCGGGTTCGTCACACAGCCTGCTGCTGGAACAGCCGCAACGGGTGGCCGACCTGGTGAGTCAATTCTTGAGCCCCTGAGCGCGGATTCCGAACCGAGGGCTGGGGCGAGGCTATGCAGTGCAGAAAATGCAACGCCGCCAATCGGGACGGGATTCAGTTCTGCGAAGAGTGCGGCGCGCGCCTCAGCCTGCCCTGCCCGAGCTGCGGCAGCCAGGTGCCGGCTGGGAAAAAGTTTTGCGGGACTTGCGGGGCGTCCCTGGACCGCGTTGACTCGGCCTCTCCCGCCCTCCTGCACCCACACCCCACCGGCAGCAGCCCGGCTCCTCTTGACTATACGCCGGACCATCTAGCTGAGCGCATCCTGTCGGGCCGGACCGCGCTTGAGGGCGAGCGCAAAATCGTCACCGTTCTGTTCAGCGATATCAGAGGTTCGATGGACATCATGGAGCGGCTTGATCCCGAAGAGGCCAAACGCGTGCTCGATCCATGTCTGCAGCTCATGATGCAGGCCGTGCACCGCTTTGAAGGGACGGTCAACCGCATTCTGGGCGACGGCATCATGGCCCTGTTTGGCGCTCCGCTGGCCCTCGAAGATCATCCCCAGCGCGCCCTGTACGCCGCCCTGGAGATGCATGAGCAGGTCGGTCGCTATGCGGCCGAAGTGCGCCACAACCATGGGATTGGGCTCCAGATCAGGGTCGGGATTAATACCGGTGAGGTGGTCGTGCGGACCATTGGCGACGACTTGTGCATGGACTACTCGGCCGTGGGTCATGCCGTCGGCCTGGCCGCCCGGATGGAATCGCTGGCCGCCCCCGGCTCAAGCCTGGTGACGGCCCAGACCCACGCCTTGACCAGAGCCGGGTTCCGTTTCGAGGCCAAGGGGCAAACCACCGTCAAAGGCGTCTCCAGCCCGCTCGCCACCTACGCCCTGCTGGGCCCGAGCGCTGCTCGCTCGCGCCGGGCGGCCCACGGCCTATCGCCGCTTGTTGGACGCAGTCACGAACTCGAACAGCTGGCCGAGC
This genomic window from Desulfurellaceae bacterium contains:
- a CDS encoding deoxyguanosinetriphosphate triphosphohydrolase family protein; translation: MQFARPSYACRHTPEPPRPANDHRSEFEHDRARIIHSAAFRRLQGKTQVFGVYEGDFFRTRLTHSLEVAQIAKGIALALGADTDLVETICLAHDLGHAPFGHAGERLLHDHMRPYGGFEGNAQTFRIVTQLEHKHTAYPGLNLTYPSLDGLLKYKTCLSAGELLPSGHEPVKGYYTEDRELVEAITRSTGSGQQRSPECQIMDVADDIAYSVHDLEDSLQAGLITLADFHRFPAQRLLPQVNAALGAWRRTVDAETVGSVLAHIATQLDALEHTADRAAHKMLTRDLISAFASTVEVQPTGRIDAVFSERVRIEVLKAFESQKVIRNPRVTTLGYKGQTVLARLFEVLDQGRESVGLLPEEQAERYQHALGEGDEAGRKRVVCDFLASMTDSSAMRFYSRLFVPGQGSFSDML
- a CDS encoding aldo/keto reductase; the protein is MKMQRLGRTGLKVSELCLGTMTFGRQCDEALSFAIMDAALEAGVDFFDTADVYPVGGDSSTVGRTEDIVGKWLKGRREQIVLATKCWGAMGPQPNDRGLSRKHILAAIDESLRRLQTDYIDLYQVHAPDFDTPIDETLAALDDVVRQGKVRYLGCSNFQAWMLAKALWTSDKNGLARFDCVQPRYNILFREIEHELLPLCRDQGVGVIPYNPLAGGFLTGKHMDNQASHAPSSETRFALEGRAGRTYKKRYWQEAQFAAVSHLHEFFSARNKPLAQVAIAWVLAQDGITAPIVGATSPEQLRQSLPAVELSLDEEEMAVCDAVWFELPRLKDPMVALR
- a CDS encoding aspartate aminotransferase family protein, which codes for MPHTAKKSAKVIPLRSRTTAVAATSMDRKRAKTLHQQDKAHLVHGFVPLSLHQERGMPIFVRGEGVYLWDTDGTRYLDGLASLWNVHVGHGRKEITRAVAAQMDQLAFAPTLIGPTSAPTVELAAKLTKIGPKGLRRVIFTSGGSESNETMIRLVRAYWKAKGKPKKTKFISLNQGYHGTSSGAASLTGIPLFNEQVEPGLPGVIHMARPYCYRCELGKTYPACGVDCADELERIIKREGAETIGAFVTEPIQGVGGVIVPPKEWLPKIREICARHDILLACDEVITGFGRTGTMFASSSVGPDILVSAKGITSGYLPLGVVLFKEEMFQTFLKAGDQAFWHGYTYTGHPTVCAAGLANLEIIEREKLVQKARVQGRYLQKALATLKDIPIVGDVRGKGLVAAIELVKDKHTKEMFPAETKLVTRVWERALRSGLLTRMGGSNVIAICPPLIITTQQIDEMVTTLRETLVSVSEELGEDWKLASGK
- a CDS encoding alpha/beta hydrolase, whose translation is MTQIPDDLLAFMETLKPPKGVNPADLLIKYNDLMNGNPPPVGAVHDEVLLRQVAGWRLSADISVPTGPGPHPVLVYFHGGGWTMGSPKTHLRLGREFAAAGYLTVNVDYRRAPKHRFPAAFDDCLFATQWAVEHAAEYGGDAQRLAVGGDSAGANLAGGVLAECSRKRGPAVKAGLLLYGVFDYHAALAGLGTPHAKQQLYLVVEDYEALREDHRVSPLYACDGFPPCYLAVGTKDPLLAESHALAERLSAAGVKHELHILDGAPHAFFQLPPLPAYAEGYRRASAFLDTHVR
- a CDS encoding LLM class flavin-dependent oxidoreductase; the protein is MKFWMFHLMPWPHLPDNFEDTYDTAWVTCSNGLFDPERGPQVYHQYIDQLAYADDIGFDGVVINEHHQNAYGIMPSPNLIAAALSQRVQTARVMVLGNGLPLHEVPLKVAEEFAMLDNMFRGRFDAGFVVGGGPEYYSYNINPTYARERFREATDLIVKAWTDPGPFSWDGKHFQLQYCNVWPRPVQQPHPPIWIPGVGSVETMELVAERGFTYAALTYSHVESFRQNAAFFQQTVERVGKHAYHPEMLGWLVPMYVAETEQKAREEAEEHIWYFIDKLLKGFAGKGRTWMPPGYTSLKSLERLQKLNDPGGGHARWQLGHATTWDDVEAGGSVLIGSPETVREKLLQYVLEFKVGNILALPQFGSLPDHLTRKNMEFLANDVFPYVRKHADATFAALPGVHAQKAQEAKDGQDGRA
- a CDS encoding alpha/beta hydrolase, with the translated sequence MALTTETLSVRGNTVQLLRGGSGAPLLYLHGLVADIHSLPETAGFTTFHEALAASFAVSAPALPGYADSGGFDELDTIEDAVFFCLDVLDTLKLDTVNLVGASLGGWVATEFASRYSHRLRKLVLINPLGVSTPEARIGNFFYTVTPKAEGGQHEVRELLFQEPDSELALGAIPDDMSAAANFLFYKAQMVAARLGWKPPCLYNPRLQQRLFRITAPTQIIWAEQDRLAPVALGELFQDAIGGAQLVRIPGSSHSLLLEQPQRVADLVSQFLSP